The Phormidium ambiguum IAM M-71 genome contains the following window.
CCAGGCGCAGACCATTGATTAGGAAAAATAACCGTCATTTCTGCTACGGAATTAATTACTAAAACACTAACAAAAAGGTCACGAATTTCATTATTAGTGATTTTTAATTCTACTGGCGTATTTACAGGTATTTTTGTTGATACTAAAGAAGAATTATTCCTTAATATATTTGTCGAATTTGCTAATTTATCCTTTACACCTCGGATAGGAAATACTTGTCCAATCAATACATTATTTTGATTAGCTCGCTGTAAAGTCGCTGTAATATTTAATCGAGAAGAATTAGAATTAAGAGACATTTTAACCATGCGAATTGCAAGCAATGCTCTCAACTTAGCTTGTAACCTGTTAATAGCATCTGTAACTGTTTCTGTCGCTGCGCCAAAAGAACCATTAATCACTTCACCACCAACTGAAAATAAACCCAAACTTCCTATAGCTGGAAGTGAAGCAGAATTTTTGCTAGATAGTAATGTTTGATAATAAGCTTCAGTTATTTGACCGAAAATGCAATGTACTTCTTCCTGTTGCAGAGGTAAAGCTTGAATACGCGGTAAAGCTGACAAAGCATTAAAAGCAATTTTTGTGTCTCTATCTAATGATGGATCTACACCAACTTTTAAATTAAAGTTCTGCGGAATTCCTCGAACAATTTCTAAGCAAAATGCGCCTGGTTGTATAGTTCCCCCGGATATTTTATTTATAATTTTTCCTCGTCCAATTAAACCTTGACGAGATTCCATCTGTATTTCTCCTATAGTCCTATTATTACCATCAACTACGGCAAAACTCGCCCCTTTTTCAAAAGCCGCTAAACTTTCAGAATCAATCCCTCCCAACCACATTTCTACAAATTCACCTTCAAGCTTATTAATTACTGCTTCAGCTGCACTAGCTACTTTATCAAGAAAATAAATTGGTTTTTCTTCGTTTCTACTTCCGGGTTTAACTTCGTATTCTGGGGTTTGCATTGTGAAAGAAATTTGGCTAGTGCTGCGACCAATATTTGGTAAAATTTTTATCAACGGTTGTTGACTATTTTCTTGCCATAAATACTGAGTCATTAAATAAGTAAAAGCACCAGCGTTGAAACCATTAAAAGGATAATCCGCAGCTAGTTGATCGCGGTTTGTCGCTGTAATTACTACTCCTTTGGCTACTCCTTTTCTTCTTTGGTTTTTAAATTCAGCAGGTGTTAAATTCAATCGAGATAACCATTGTTGTTGATAAGCTATTTCTTCCGGTGATGGTTGAAAGTCTTGACCACCTTTAATTGCTCTAACTTGCAAGTTACCTCTTTTAGCGCCTCCTGAATGACAACAATCAAGGACAAAAGTAACATTTTCTGTTTGTAAAGCACTCATTAATAAAAATAGTGTGCGTCCAGTAATGTCCTGAACGATTCCTCCTGAATTATCAGCAGGACGCGAACTATCAAAAGGAACTATAGTACTATTAAGACCATCGGGAAAATCTCGGTCTGCATCAGCTACTTGTGAGCCGTGTCCTGAAAAATGAAATACCACTACATCGCCTGGTTTTGCTTGTTTAATTAAATGTTCTTCAAAGGCTGTTAAAATACCTTGACGGGTGGCTTGAGAATTGTTTAAAACTAAAATATCTTGAGGATTAAAGCCAAAGTGATAAATTAGTAAATTTCGTTGTAATTCAACATCAGTTAAACATCCTTGTAATGTCGGAATTCGACTGTTGTTTGCGTAATTGTTGATTCCTATTAATAAAGCTAATCGTTGGGAGCTATTATTAGCGCCACGAGTTAAAGCGATACTAGGGTGAGTAATTTGTTGGCTAATTTTACATGGGCTTATACCTAAGCTGGCGATCGCCGAACTTGCCATGTACAAAAAATTACGTCGTTTAATTCTAGTCATGGTTTAAAAATTTACCTGATTGAGCTTAAGCACTTTTAAAATTAAATCACCCAATATCCATTTTTACGCCAATATTGATCCTTTAGCTTTAATTACGTGGACAAAATTGTTCTAAAGCACTATTCTTAAACTTACTCAAAGAATCAGAAGGCTTTTCTATTTTGTACGCTTCGAGTAAAACATCTCCCCACATTCCACGAGACGCAAAATAATTAGCCTTTGCATGAGCAATTTTTTCCGCAGTTGCACCTTCCTGTTTTAACTGCGCCTCTAAACTCGTTAAATCTGACGTAATACGTTCTCTTTCTTCTTTTTTCATTATCTGAAATGTTACTCGAAAAATTGGTACAGAACGTTGATTGAATAGTACTAAATCGTAACTTTGTCCCGGTTCTAAAACTGCACCATTGTATATAATGCTACTTTCCTTATCGGAAACTGTTTGACTCCATAACGCCTGTTTACTACTACGAAGGCGAACTTCTATTTTCCGAATACTTCCACGCCAAAGAAATAAAGGGCGATCGCTCCAAACCACTCCTATTTTCCCTGGTTTAGCTGGAGTTATAACACAAATATCTCCTCGAGAACCCGCAGGTACATCATCTCTAGGAGGAGGTACTCTATTATATAAATCTTCCCAAGGTAACTGAGAATTAGCATTTTCCGATGGTGTTTTTTCAGCAATTAATATTTTTAAATCAGCTAATTTCGCAAGGCTATAGTTTTGGCTCAAAGAAATTCCAATTCCACTTAAAACTACAGCTATTAACCATAAATTAATTTGACGCATAAGTTTTCTTCCTTATTAATCTAGGTAGAATATAAACAGTTATCATTATTGCTGGTAAAAACCAAGGCAGTAAGATAGCAAATGTTAAGTAAACTTGTAAGCTGACTATGCCATAAATAGCGATCGCAATTAGTAATATTACTCCTTGGAGAGGATGCTTTAAATTAGCCAAAACTATAATTTTTCCTAATAAAGCCGCCACAGCAATTAACCATAAATCAGGTATAGGAATTACAATCCAAGAGTTAATGAAATGATGGAACATATAAGCATGAGCTTCTCCACCAGTAAATCGGCGTTGCGGATTTTGCTGCTTTGTTTTTAACCAGTAACTTATAGCATTTGGTAAAGCGTAATTATCTTGTCCTTCTTGAAAAACTCCGGCTTCACCGTAACCTCCGGGAACAATCATAATTACTTGTTGTTTAATGTTAGATAATTCTGAAGAGTTAGGAGCAGTTTTCAGTAATTGCCAAGCCGAAATAGCCTGGTAAACTTGTTCGGGGGGAATGGAAAAATCGAGAATAGGCTGTAACCATGTTTGTCCCCAATTATAAGAAAATTTAGTTACTTCTTGAACTTGCGCTCTTGGGGAAAGCAAAGTTTTGTAATTTTTTTGGGTGAATGTTTCTAGATAATCATTTAGTTGCCAGATAAATTCACTTTGACTACTCAATTTTGGTTGAATTAGTTGCTTTTGAGGTAAACCTTGAATATTTACTTTATAGGCTAAGGCTAAGGTATAAGAAAAAGGTAGTTTGAAATTAGTGTTACTCTTGGGAAATATTGGTTCTACATACCAATGAGTTAGATTAATATAACCTTGGAAACTCCAATTTTTGTTAGCTATTTCCGGTAGTACAGTCAGCCATTTAGAATCATGATTCTGCACAGAGGCAAACACAAACCAAATAGGATTTGGTTGCTTTTTTACCGCAGATTGAAGGGATTGGTTGAGGATGCGATCGCCTTTTCCCAAAGGACGATCTAATAAATAATCGATCCCAACAACTCTAGCATTTAAAGCAGAAAGCTTATCTATCAATTTAGCTAAATAAGTCCGATCCATTGGTTTAGGATCGGCAATTCTTGCTTGGCTAATTGACTCTTCATCAATTTGTACCAATAACACAGGTGGATGATTACTTTGTGGAATTTGTGTAGTTAATTGGCGGTAAACTGCTTGGGTAATAATTCGTTTTTCTAATAAAAAATTCTGTACCGGATGTAATAAACTAATAAAAATTAAAGTAGTAAATACAATTGCTTCAGTTTTTGTAGGTAAAATTTGTTGAATTTTTTGCTTCCATCCAGAGGTAGGAATGTGAAATAGAATTGCTTTTGGATGACAAAACAAAGAAGGAATTAAAAAAGCTGAAGGGTAAGTTAAACTATGCTCTAATTTTAAATATTGGCAAGCTGTAACCATTGCCTCTTGAACATTTTTATGTGCTGCTAAAACTTGCAAAAATTTTACTAAAAAAGCTTGTGCTACAGCATTATGAATTGGTTCCCGTATTACTACTACTTGGCTTAATCCTAAATTAATTAGTGATTCGGCAATGTTTATACCACTGCATGAATTAAATATGGCAAATTGTAAACCTTTAGCTTGAGCAATTTGCAAGTAAGGAATAATTTCGCTAATTGATAAAGAGGTGTTTGGCGCGATCGCTAATTCACCACCAGTTAATTGAGTTTCATTACTATGCCCAGCAAAAAATAATACATCCCAACCTTGTTCGTCTGCTAAATTGGCACAAATATTTTCTTTCAATTCGGAAACAGAACTTCCCGGTTGCCAACCGATAAACTTAATTTCTGCTATTTTATTACAGCTAAGAACAGCTTGTTTATCACTTTGAAAATTAAGCCCGGTATCGTCTCCTAAAATAGCTAAAATTCTCGGTTTTTTTCGGGCAAATTTAGAAATTTTACTTTGATTATTTTCTTGGCGGATATCCTTCGGCATTCTTATTATAGATACCCTCCCCATATTAGTAGAAAATTCTGCCCCTATTTCCCAAGTTTCCCAAGGTAAACGAGCTAATTCCAAAGGTTCACAAGTTAGAAATACATTAACTATGTTTGGTAGTTCGCTAGATTCTTGTTGATTGTTAGTTGTAAGTAATAGGCTATTTGCGATCGTGCGCCGAATTTCAAAAAGTTCAGCACTATGTAACCAAAAATGAAATTCATATAAAAGTTTAGCTTCTGCTTGCACTAATCTAGCGTGCCAATCTATAGGAGGTGGAGCAATTCCCCCTCCTTCTTCTAATCTTCCCCGCAGTGAAGATTTATAGAAACTAAGATAAATTCTTTGCCATTCTTGATAAACTGTGGTTAATGATTGAGGATATGTCAGTTTACAAGAAAGCTGCTGTCCTTTTCCCCAAGTTAATTCAAATAAGCAAGTTTGTTCAACTTTTTGAACTTTTAACTTAAAATTATTCATAAACAACTTATTTCTAATTTCCAATTATGGGCGAAATGCAAAAGGTGGCAAAGTCATTGTTTCTCCATTAATTAAAGAGATAGTAATAAAAAATGATTCTTCCCAATTCCCAGCAACTCTGGCATATAAATAAGCAGGATCTATTTCTTGATGGCGAACTAATTCACCTAAAATACCAGTATTATCGCTTATTTGCAATCGTGTACCGATCGGAATACTATTGCCTCCGGGCGAACCTAAAATTAAAATTAATTGCCATTCTGGAATATTTTCTGAGGATAATCTTGCCCAGGTGACAGCATAAAGTCGCAAGCAAGTTTCCTGAAAGTTTAAGTTTTGATAAGCTCCTCTTGCTTGTTGGGGAATTTCTGTTCCCGTGCGTGCTAATTGAGTAAGAATATCATCAAGTTCTTCAATGGGCGATCGCATTGCTGTAGCAAAATTCAGCCGTTCAGTGTTAAAACTGGGAAGGAGTACCCAAGATAGCGATTCTGCTGCTTCATCAAGTTTATCTTGTAGCCATACAGCTACATTAACTAAAGAATTAGCCTCTGATTTTTGCTGCTGAAAAACTTCTGGGTGGGTAAATAAAATTGTGGCTTCTTCCCAAGTTAGAATTTGCCACAATTCCTGTTCTGAAGTTTCTAATTGAGGTTGATACTGCGCTAACTTTTCTCTAATTTTAGAAAGTTTATTCGCACTGGCAGTTACTAAATTTTGCTGAAGAAGTGGTTCAGTTTCTAAGCACCGCAAAGAGAGCAACAGATCGTCAGGATTAACATTAAACCAACTCATGGAAAGTTGATAATTCCAGTTAGACTGTATTTTAAATTGCTGATTTTCTATTTCTTCAATTAGTTGATAATAAGGTAGAAAG
Protein-coding sequences here:
- a CDS encoding caspase family protein, translating into MTRIKRRNFLYMASSAIASLGISPCKISQQITHPSIALTRGANNSSQRLALLIGINNYANNSRIPTLQGCLTDVELQRNLLIYHFGFNPQDILVLNNSQATRQGILTAFEEHLIKQAKPGDVVVFHFSGHGSQVADADRDFPDGLNSTIVPFDSSRPADNSGGIVQDITGRTLFLLMSALQTENVTFVLDCCHSGGAKRGNLQVRAIKGGQDFQPSPEEIAYQQQWLSRLNLTPAEFKNQRRKGVAKGVVITATNRDQLAADYPFNGFNAGAFTYLMTQYLWQENSQQPLIKILPNIGRSTSQISFTMQTPEYEVKPGSRNEEKPIYFLDKVASAAEAVINKLEGEFVEMWLGGIDSESLAAFEKGASFAVVDGNNRTIGEIQMESRQGLIGRGKIINKISGGTIQPGAFCLEIVRGIPQNFNLKVGVDPSLDRDTKIAFNALSALPRIQALPLQQEEVHCIFGQITEAYYQTLLSSKNSASLPAIGSLGLFSVGGEVINGSFGAATETVTDAINRLQAKLRALLAIRMVKMSLNSNSSRLNITATLQRANQNNVLIGQVFPIRGVKDKLANSTNILRNNSSLVSTKIPVNTPVELKITNNEIRDLFVSVLVINSVAEMTVIFPNQWSAPGDAARLSAGETLLFPDRNLDKFSLQTQEPLGMTEVLIITSVTPLRKALKALQTIAQNRSQQTGPIAVSTPIEVIENLVEDLDESSNSNNNLRSSNSKITLTKSESVVNQVDTTQIAAMSITFEVISSSLKKDSS
- a CDS encoding CHASE2 domain-containing protein is translated as MNNFKLKVQKVEQTCLFELTWGKGQQLSCKLTYPQSLTTVYQEWQRIYLSFYKSSLRGRLEEGGGIAPPPIDWHARLVQAEAKLLYEFHFWLHSAELFEIRRTIANSLLLTTNNQQESSELPNIVNVFLTCEPLELARLPWETWEIGAEFSTNMGRVSIIRMPKDIRQENNQSKISKFARKKPRILAILGDDTGLNFQSDKQAVLSCNKIAEIKFIGWQPGSSVSELKENICANLADEQGWDVLFFAGHSNETQLTGGELAIAPNTSLSISEIIPYLQIAQAKGLQFAIFNSCSGINIAESLINLGLSQVVVIREPIHNAVAQAFLVKFLQVLAAHKNVQEAMVTACQYLKLEHSLTYPSAFLIPSLFCHPKAILFHIPTSGWKQKIQQILPTKTEAIVFTTLIFISLLHPVQNFLLEKRIITQAVYRQLTTQIPQSNHPPVLLVQIDEESISQARIADPKPMDRTYLAKLIDKLSALNARVVGIDYLLDRPLGKGDRILNQSLQSAVKKQPNPIWFVFASVQNHDSKWLTVLPEIANKNWSFQGYINLTHWYVEPIFPKSNTNFKLPFSYTLALAYKVNIQGLPQKQLIQPKLSSQSEFIWQLNDYLETFTQKNYKTLLSPRAQVQEVTKFSYNWGQTWLQPILDFSIPPEQVYQAISAWQLLKTAPNSSELSNIKQQVIMIVPGGYGEAGVFQEGQDNYALPNAISYWLKTKQQNPQRRFTGGEAHAYMFHHFINSWIVIPIPDLWLIAVAALLGKIIVLANLKHPLQGVILLIAIAIYGIVSLQVYLTFAILLPWFLPAIMITVYILPRLIRKKTYASN
- a CDS encoding DUF1822 family protein encodes the protein MTKNTINSRFEWDAIESDTITLDISLIDRAIELSDPISNENQQWQAYINALALFSFEQWLSDRAPDLSINNNQCSIFLPQYAGLLQSVCNLKVGNCKICLIPVTTSIDKTIPLSKIAIELSEYKANFYVIISLIEELEQANVLGFLPYYQLIEEIENQQFKIQSNWNYQLSMSWFNVNPDDLLLSLRCLETEPLLQQNLVTASANKLSKIREKLAQYQPQLETSEQELWQILTWEEATILFTHPEVFQQQKSEANSLVNVAVWLQDKLDEAAESLSWVLLPSFNTERLNFATAMRSPIEELDDILTQLARTGTEIPQQARGAYQNLNFQETCLRLYAVTWARLSSENIPEWQLILILGSPGGNSIPIGTRLQISDNTGILGELVRHQEIDPAYLYARVAGNWEESFFITISLINGETMTLPPFAFRP